In Erpetoichthys calabaricus chromosome 4, fErpCal1.3, whole genome shotgun sequence, one genomic interval encodes:
- the LOC114651469 gene encoding cystatin-like isoform X1, with the protein MMTSGYISLVFLLTFATLILAGPLPPPQDADPNSTDVQDSAAFAVESFNYFSKEENLYKIVKIVKVQQEIVGGAKYTMEVNLGRTRCLKEEDRNIESCPLMADQPKMLQCTFVILTVPWRNERRLLQSSCMPKN; encoded by the exons ATGATGACCAGTGGCTACATCTCTCTTGTTTTTCTCCTGACCTTCGCTACTCTCATATTGGCAGGACCTCTGCCACCTCCTCAGGATGCTGATCCTAACAGTACCGACGTACAAGACTCGGCCGCTTTCGCAGTCGAGTCCTTCAATTACTTTTCCAAAGAGGAAAACCTGTACAAAATTGTGAAGATAGTAAAGGTCCAACAAGAG ATTGTTGGAGGAGCAAAGTATACGATGGAGGTGAATCTTGGAAGGACGAGATGtctgaaagaagaagacagaaatatCGAGTCCTGCCCTCTAATGGCTGATCAGCCCAAG ATGTTGCAGTGCACCTTTGTCATCTTGACGGTACCATGGAGAAATGAAAGAAGGCTTCTTCAGAGCTCATGCATGCCAAAGAATTAA
- the LOC114651469 gene encoding uncharacterized protein LOC114651469 isoform X2 has protein sequence MMTSGYISLVFLLTFATLILAGPLPPPQDADPNSTDVQDSAAFAVESFNYFSKEENLYKIVKIVKVQQEEGVLQPLDLYQDCWRSKVYDGGESWKDEMSERRRQKYRVLPSNG, from the exons ATGATGACCAGTGGCTACATCTCTCTTGTTTTTCTCCTGACCTTCGCTACTCTCATATTGGCAGGACCTCTGCCACCTCCTCAGGATGCTGATCCTAACAGTACCGACGTACAAGACTCGGCCGCTTTCGCAGTCGAGTCCTTCAATTACTTTTCCAAAGAGGAAAACCTGTACAAAATTGTGAAGATAGTAAAGGTCCAACAAGAG GAGGGGGTTCTCCAGCCATTAGACTTGTATCAAG ATTGTTGGAGGAGCAAAGTATACGATGGAGGTGAATCTTGGAAGGACGAGATGtctgaaagaagaagacagaaatatCGAGTCCTGCCCTCTAATGGCTGA